Proteins encoded together in one Acholeplasma hippikon window:
- a CDS encoding YccF domain-containing protein, whose product MKTLLNIIWIIFGGLLMSLILFVLGIIFSITIIGLPIGLQLFKLSKLVLTPFGKNLNLGFDKHPLINIIWAILFGWELMIFCISIAAIYAITIIGIPFGIAWIKIGILTLCPFGSEVN is encoded by the coding sequence ATGAAAACTTTATTAAACATCATTTGGATAATCTTTGGTGGTTTATTGATGTCATTGATTTTATTTGTTTTGGGTATTATTTTTTCTATTACAATCATTGGATTACCTATTGGACTTCAACTCTTTAAGTTATCTAAATTAGTCTTAACGCCGTTTGGAAAAAATCTAAATTTAGGGTTTGATAAACATCCACTGATAAATATCATTTGGGCAATTTTATTTGGATGGGAACTTATGATATTTTGCATATCAATTGCAGCAATATATGCAATAACAATTATTGGAATTCCTTTTGGAATTGCATGGATTAAGATTGGCATTTTAACATTATGTCCGTTTGGAAGTGAGGTAAATTGA
- a CDS encoding NAD(P)-dependent oxidoreductase: MKIAWIGTGIMGAPMALHVAEKYDVTVYNRTFEKAKKLEPKVKAVASIEEAVKNADLIFTIVGYPSDVEAVYNEIFKYVKKGTICVDMTTSSPLLAQKLVEKGGPLGIDVLDSPVTGGDLGAKNATLSIMVGGNYDAFLKVRDVLKLMGTTINYVGEAGSGQYAKLSNQIAIAGALLGVAESLTFAKEKNLNLNTVYAILNGGSAQSTQLKVNGKKMIDEDFNPGFYVKHFLKDLQIAHEVTSKKLPTLDLAIQILKELVLEGDENLGTQSVIKFYQR, from the coding sequence ATGAAAATAGCTTGGATTGGAACTGGAATCATGGGGGCGCCGATGGCACTACATGTCGCAGAAAAATATGATGTGACTGTATATAATAGGACATTTGAAAAAGCAAAAAAATTGGAACCAAAAGTAAAGGCTGTGGCAAGTATTGAAGAAGCAGTAAAAAATGCAGATTTAATTTTTACTATTGTTGGTTATCCTTCAGATGTTGAGGCAGTTTATAATGAAATATTCAAATATGTTAAAAAAGGTACAATTTGTGTTGATATGACAACCTCCTCACCCCTTTTAGCACAAAAATTGGTCGAAAAGGGGGGACCCTTAGGCATTGATGTGCTAGATTCTCCCGTAACTGGGGGGGACCTTGGTGCGAAAAATGCAACTTTATCTATTATGGTTGGAGGTAACTATGATGCATTTCTAAAAGTTAGAGATGTTCTTAAGTTGATGGGAACAACAATCAATTATGTAGGTGAAGCAGGGTCTGGACAATATGCTAAACTCAGTAACCAGATAGCAATTGCTGGTGCGCTCTTAGGTGTTGCCGAAAGTTTAACTTTTGCTAAAGAAAAGAATCTTAATCTCAATACGGTCTATGCGATTTTAAATGGAGGTAGTGCTCAAAGTACTCAACTTAAAGTGAACGGTAAAAAGATGATTGATGAAGATTTTAATCCAGGATTTTATGTTAAGCACTTTCTAAAAGATTTACAAATTGCTCATGAAGTTACTTCAAAAAAACTTCCAACTTTGGATCTAGCAATTCAAATTTTAAAAGAGCTAGTTCTTGAAGGCGATGAGAATTTAGGAACCCAATCAGTCATTAAATTTTATCAAAGATAA